In Malus sylvestris chromosome 15, drMalSylv7.2, whole genome shotgun sequence, a single genomic region encodes these proteins:
- the LOC126603120 gene encoding uncharacterized protein LOC126603120 has product MRPAKSCTGYAECACRSERERIVYGKKKAYYTWKNRWCFLYNDWEYDKGVTPERRVLTHFQTVVTRGTIQLFGQELSDIEKVLRVPKEDRHLSKLRPLFRRYGFQPLVSESQGRSMEKVSKKTGTSTHKRKAPVLVPSEDILPHKKIHKFRGEPSVRPKSQYVVLKGPAFRKTGVEAVDNAAAVVAGEGSRLLPHPLTMEHTVQESDPGSRHEGKGKERAGSVPWKDLRVATRPKDFGDINNCLAGRRFAFDELGEPLAKDESDCDRMLKLSSYVMAEYHDRLQEVERYKAKLKENKQLVDEARRNKGLLTQALQLKDETMESLKRRNGENLRLKKLFEATKKQFEVATLEVSKVRGELDGALVEISELEKSIPTEREAAVQEYLSSSTFHLAIKPYCAQEARFEKRKWMAVLDRYDDGSIIRKYHEDIDEHHRKGETFVLAVDPSSEDESDNEGSADAQTQHGEEDLGDAEDDGRTRNDTARGSASDENE; this is encoded by the exons atgcgcccagcaaaatcatgcactggttatgccgagtgtgcatgtcggagtgagagagagcgtattgtgtatggtaagaaaaaggcatactacacatggaaaaaccgttggtgctttctgtataatgattgggagtatgataagggtgtcacgcctgagcgacgtgtgcttactcacttccagactgtag tgacgcggggcaccatccaactgtttgggcaggagctatctgacatagagaaggtgttgagggtgcccaaagaggatagacacttaagcaagctacgacccttatttcgtcggtacggtttccaacccttagtttccgagagccagggacgatcga tggagaaggtaagcaagaaaacagggactagcacccataaaaggaaagcaccagtgttagttccttcggaagacatcctaccgcataagaaaattcataagttccgAGGGGAACCATCCGTTAGACCTAAGTCCCAATATGTGGTCCTTAAGGGGCCTGCCTTTAGGAAGACTGGAGTCGAGGCCGTTGATAATGCTGCTGCCGTAGTTGCAGGAGAAGGGAGCCGACTGTTGCCTCATCCTCTTACTATGGAGCACACTGTCCAGGAAAGTGATCCTGGTTCCCGCCATGAggggaaaggcaaggaaagagctggcagtgtcccgtggaaggacttgagggttgccacgcggccaaaggattttggggatatcaacaattgcttggcagggcgtcgattcgccttcgatgagctcggagagcccttagctaaggatgaatcggattgcgaccggatgttgaagctgtcttcatat gtcatggccgagtatcacgacagactgcaagaggttgagcggtacaaggcaaaactgaaggagaataagcagcttgtggacgaggcccgaaggaataagggacttttgactcaggctctccaactgaaggatgaaaccatggagagcttgaaaaggcgaaatggtgagaacctaaggcttaagaaattgtttgaggcaactaaaaaacagtttgaggtggctaccttggaagtatccaaggttaggggagaattggatggtgccttagttgagatttctgaactggagaagagcattccaactgaaagggaggctgctgtgcaagaatacttaagttcttcgacctttcatcttgctattaaaccctactgtgctcaagaagctcgctttgaaaaaaggaaatggatggccgtccttgatcgttatgatgatgggagcattattcgaaaataccacgaagatatagatgagcatcatcgaaagggcgagacatttgtccttgctgttgatcctagcagcgaagatgagtctgataatgaaggtagtgctgatgcacagactcagcatggtgaagaggatcttggggatgcagaggatgatggtaggacgcggaatgatactgccaggggttcggcttcagatgagaatgaatag